A single region of the Sphingobium sp. EP60837 genome encodes:
- the panC gene encoding pantoate--beta-alanine ligase, which translates to MQTLRDLPALRTAIETLKSDGRRVALVPTMGALHEGHMALVEEARRHAGHVVVSIFVNPRQFGANEDLDSYPRREAKDAQMLQTAGVDILWAPTAEVMYPAGYATNISVSGVTEGLDGAARPGHFDGVATVVSKLFNQVQADVALFGEKDYQQLAMIRQMVRDLDMPVEIIGVPTERAEDGLALSSRNAYLTEEERKDALALPRALGEAARQMEKGVAVEAALAKAIAMLAAHGFDPIDYVTLCDAVTLEPMNVLDRPARLLGAAKLGRTRLIDNIAVEPVT; encoded by the coding sequence GTGCAAACGCTGCGTGATCTTCCTGCCCTGCGAACCGCCATCGAAACGTTGAAAAGCGACGGACGGCGCGTCGCGCTGGTGCCAACCATGGGCGCGCTGCATGAAGGGCATATGGCGCTGGTCGAAGAAGCGCGGCGGCATGCGGGGCATGTGGTGGTGTCGATCTTCGTCAATCCCAGGCAGTTTGGCGCGAATGAGGATCTGGACAGCTATCCGCGCCGGGAAGCCAAGGACGCGCAGATGCTGCAGACGGCAGGCGTGGACATACTTTGGGCGCCGACAGCCGAGGTCATGTATCCGGCGGGCTATGCCACCAATATCTCGGTTTCGGGCGTGACGGAGGGACTGGATGGCGCGGCGCGGCCGGGACATTTCGATGGCGTGGCGACGGTGGTGTCCAAGCTTTTCAACCAGGTGCAGGCCGACGTCGCGCTGTTCGGGGAGAAGGATTATCAGCAGCTGGCGATGATCCGGCAGATGGTGCGGGATCTGGACATGCCAGTCGAGATCATCGGCGTGCCCACGGAGCGGGCGGAAGATGGGCTCGCCCTGTCATCGCGCAATGCCTATCTGACCGAGGAAGAGCGCAAGGACGCGCTGGCCCTGCCCCGCGCCTTGGGCGAAGCGGCGCGGCAGATGGAGAAGGGCGTGGCCGTGGAGGCCGCTCTCGCCAAGGCGATCGCGATGCTCGCGGCGCATGGATTTGATCCGATCGACTATGTGACGCTGTGCGATGCAGTGACGCTGGAGCCGATGAATGTGCTGGACCGCCCGGCAAGGCTGCTGGGCGCGGCGAAGCTGGGCCGGACGCGGTTGATTGACAATATTGCGGTTGAGCCGGTTACCTGA
- a CDS encoding division plane positioning ATPase MipZ, whose product MGTNTQTHHIVFANEKGGTGKSTTAVHTAIALTALGHRVGMIDLDPRQRTVTRYMENRAETARRRGIDLPAPDFAVFKGDTVEALEEEAAAVAEGKDFLVVDTPGRDDVFARHMAARAHTLVTPMNDSFVDFDLIGQVDAETFKVRRLSFYSELIFEARKTRAKADGVSIDWVVLRNRVQHHDARNKKRVGDALMELSRRVGFRVIPGLSERVIFRELFPSGLTLLDKGHLGDLGVSHIAARQELREMVSGLALPARAETAPLDLLGAA is encoded by the coding sequence ATGGGTACGAACACCCAAACGCACCATATCGTCTTCGCCAATGAAAAGGGCGGGACCGGCAAATCGACCACGGCCGTCCATACCGCCATTGCGCTCACCGCGCTTGGCCACAGAGTGGGCATGATCGACCTCGATCCGCGCCAGCGCACCGTCACGCGCTACATGGAAAACCGCGCCGAAACCGCTCGCCGCCGCGGTATCGACCTGCCCGCGCCCGACTTCGCCGTGTTCAAGGGCGACACGGTCGAGGCGTTGGAGGAAGAGGCCGCCGCCGTGGCCGAGGGCAAGGATTTCCTGGTCGTCGATACGCCCGGCCGCGACGATGTCTTCGCCCGTCACATGGCCGCTCGCGCCCACACGCTGGTGACGCCGATGAACGACAGTTTCGTTGATTTCGACCTTATCGGCCAGGTGGACGCCGAAACCTTCAAGGTCCGCCGCCTGTCCTTCTATTCCGAACTCATCTTCGAAGCGCGCAAGACCCGCGCCAAGGCCGATGGCGTCTCCATCGACTGGGTCGTGCTGCGCAACCGCGTCCAGCATCATGACGCGCGTAACAAGAAACGCGTGGGCGATGCTCTGATGGAACTGTCGCGCCGCGTCGGCTTCCGCGTCATTCCGGGCCTTTCGGAACGCGTGATTTTCCGCGAACTCTTCCCCTCGGGCCTTACCCTGCTCGACAAGGGGCATCTCGGCGATCTGGGCGTCAGCCATATCGCCGCCCGCCAGGAACTGCGCGAGATGGTCTCGGGCCTCGCGCTTCCCGCTCGCGCCGAAACCGCACCGCTGGATCTGCTCGGCGCGGCCTGA
- a CDS encoding J domain-containing protein, with the protein MGLFALLLIGLAGWLIWTGRLQRMSAKDGMALGAALVGAVMTAKGKPLVGAPLLIGATLFFFAQGQKAKPATPKARPTPLSDDIVKARALLGVGADADAGEIRAAHRRLIASVHPDRGGTEALAAQINAARDLLLAQQAESGQSPGR; encoded by the coding sequence ATGGGTCTCTTCGCCCTGCTGCTTATCGGCCTTGCGGGCTGGCTCATCTGGACGGGACGGTTGCAACGTATGAGCGCAAAGGATGGCATGGCGCTGGGCGCGGCGCTGGTCGGCGCCGTCATGACCGCCAAGGGCAAGCCGCTCGTCGGCGCGCCGCTGCTCATTGGCGCGACTCTCTTCTTCTTCGCGCAGGGGCAGAAGGCAAAGCCAGCCACGCCGAAGGCGCGGCCCACCCCGCTGTCCGACGATATCGTCAAAGCGCGCGCGCTGCTTGGGGTCGGAGCCGACGCCGACGCGGGGGAGATTCGCGCCGCCCATCGCCGCCTGATCGCCTCGGTTCATCCCGACCGCGGCGGGACGGAGGCGCTCGCCGCCCAGATCAACGCCGCGCGCGACCTCCTTCTGGCGCAGCAGGCGGAAAGCGGGCAATCGCCCGGCCGCTAA
- the pgmG gene encoding phosphoglucomutase/phosphomannomutase PgmG encodes MAHHFHPSLMREYDMRGVFGRTLREEDGYAVGRSFGTIVRRKGGSRVAVGYDGRLSSPPLESALVRGLIDSGVDAVRIGLGPTPMLYHAETVLDVDGGIQITGSHNPRDHNGFKLVLAHEPFFGSDILRMGALAAAGDWTEGAGRIENAAVLDHYVARLVEGFDGGAWRIGWDAGNGAAGTVVEKLVKLLPGEHHTLFTQIDGNFPNHHPDPTVERNLQDLRALVLSKKLDFGVAFDGDADRIGVIDGKGRVIWGDQLIALFAEVVLKNSPGATIVADVKASQTLFDRIAALGGRPLMWKTGHSLIKSKMKQVGSPLGGEMTGHIMFADDYPGYDDGLYAAVRLIRAATSLGRSITALRNAMPDLPATPELRFPVPETRKFALVDEIAKRLRAVGARIDETDGARVTTDDGWWLLRASNTQAELVGRAEARDRAGLDRLLDALYSQLRESGVTDA; translated from the coding sequence ATGGCGCATCATTTCCACCCTTCGCTCATGCGCGAATATGACATGCGCGGCGTCTTCGGCCGGACGCTCCGGGAGGAGGATGGCTATGCCGTGGGCCGCAGCTTCGGCACGATCGTCAGGCGCAAGGGCGGATCAAGGGTCGCGGTCGGCTATGACGGCCGGCTGAGCTCCCCGCCGCTCGAATCTGCGCTGGTTCGCGGCCTTATTGATAGCGGGGTGGATGCCGTGCGCATCGGCTTGGGGCCGACGCCCATGCTCTATCATGCCGAAACGGTGCTGGATGTGGATGGCGGCATCCAGATAACCGGCAGCCATAATCCCCGCGATCATAATGGCTTCAAGCTGGTGCTTGCGCATGAGCCCTTTTTTGGGTCGGACATTCTGCGCATGGGCGCGCTGGCGGCCGCTGGCGACTGGACGGAGGGCGCTGGCAGAATCGAAAATGCCGCCGTGCTCGACCATTATGTCGCCCGCTTGGTCGAGGGCTTCGACGGCGGAGCTTGGCGCATCGGCTGGGACGCGGGCAATGGAGCCGCCGGAACGGTCGTTGAAAAGCTCGTCAAGCTGCTTCCTGGAGAGCATCACACGCTCTTCACCCAGATAGACGGCAATTTTCCCAACCATCATCCCGATCCCACCGTTGAGCGAAATCTGCAGGATTTGCGCGCGCTTGTCCTTTCAAAAAAGCTCGATTTCGGCGTGGCTTTCGACGGCGACGCCGACCGGATCGGCGTGATCGATGGCAAGGGCCGGGTCATCTGGGGGGACCAACTGATCGCTCTTTTTGCCGAAGTGGTGCTCAAAAACAGTCCCGGCGCGACGATCGTGGCGGATGTGAAGGCTAGCCAAACGCTGTTCGACCGCATCGCTGCGCTCGGCGGTCGGCCGCTCATGTGGAAAACCGGCCACAGCCTGATCAAGTCCAAAATGAAGCAGGTCGGTAGCCCGCTGGGTGGCGAGATGACCGGCCACATCATGTTCGCTGACGATTATCCGGGCTATGACGATGGCCTCTATGCCGCCGTGCGCCTGATCAGAGCAGCGACCAGCCTGGGCCGCAGCATCACCGCCCTGCGCAACGCCATGCCCGATCTGCCCGCCACTCCCGAACTGCGATTCCCGGTTCCGGAGACCCGCAAATTCGCTTTGGTGGACGAGATTGCCAAGCGCCTCCGCGCCGTTGGAGCCCGCATCGACGAGACCGACGGCGCCCGGGTCACGACCGATGACGGCTGGTGGCTGCTGCGCGCTTCCAACACGCAGGCCGAACTGGTCGGCCGGGCGGAGGCGCGTGATCGTGCAGGGCTCGATCGCCTGCTGGACGCGCTATATTCGCAGTTGCGAGAATCAGGCGTGACGGACGCTTGA
- a CDS encoding OmpP1/FadL family transporter has product MPVNRHAAAFLVSAAVLSAVPLPALAGGFYLQEQSPKETGRALSGGAAAADDPSTVYFNPAAMTQLPGIQTSSGGVLLFASARQQDRGTTRTVPGLPGSVPVGGTSGGNPFDSLIPVPSFYATGQLSDRLWLGLGVTAPFGLKLDYANDFSGRYDSLHTELKTYNVQPSAAYKLMDNLSIGGGVDVQYAKAKLTNALPNLSPLAADGHFQVKGDDLSFGWNAGFFYTSGRTNWGIHYRSAIKHRIEGSATLSGLLGPLAVVNGTSDASTPLNLPDIVTASMMHRLSAHARAMLTARWYNWSVFRDIAITSGAGTSVKELHYRDSYSVSAGGEYDVSPALTLRGGAMFDRTPTNPQFLTTRVPDGDRAWLSGGATWNMSPALALNLSYAHNFIKRVTILRADHYYSDPAAVTVTTRSRTSGNVDQIAASVTARF; this is encoded by the coding sequence ATGCCTGTTAACCGCCATGCCGCCGCTTTTCTTGTGTCTGCAGCGGTGCTTTCAGCGGTCCCTTTGCCGGCTCTTGCTGGGGGGTTCTATCTGCAGGAACAATCGCCAAAGGAAACCGGCAGGGCGCTTTCGGGCGGGGCTGCGGCTGCCGACGATCCTTCCACCGTTTATTTCAATCCCGCGGCCATGACGCAGCTGCCGGGTATCCAGACTTCGTCTGGTGGCGTCCTGCTGTTCGCATCGGCCCGCCAGCAGGATCGCGGAACCACGCGCACGGTGCCTGGCCTTCCCGGATCGGTGCCGGTTGGCGGCACCTCAGGCGGCAATCCCTTCGACAGCCTTATTCCCGTGCCCAGCTTCTATGCGACCGGCCAGCTGTCCGACCGGCTGTGGCTTGGTCTCGGGGTGACGGCGCCCTTCGGGCTCAAGCTCGACTATGCCAATGATTTTTCCGGCCGCTATGACTCGCTGCATACCGAACTCAAAACCTATAATGTCCAGCCGTCGGCCGCCTATAAGCTGATGGACAACCTGTCGATCGGCGGCGGCGTCGATGTCCAATATGCAAAGGCAAAGCTGACCAATGCGCTGCCCAATCTGTCGCCGCTCGCGGCCGATGGTCATTTTCAGGTAAAGGGCGACGATCTGTCCTTCGGCTGGAATGCCGGTTTTTTCTACACCAGCGGCAGGACCAATTGGGGCATCCACTATCGTTCGGCCATCAAACACCGGATCGAAGGCAGCGCAACCTTGTCGGGCCTGTTAGGTCCGCTGGCGGTCGTCAACGGGACCAGCGATGCCAGCACCCCGCTCAACCTGCCCGATATCGTCACCGCCAGCATGATGCACCGCTTGAGTGCGCACGCTCGCGCGATGCTGACGGCCCGCTGGTATAATTGGTCGGTCTTCCGCGACATTGCCATCACCTCCGGCGCCGGCACATCGGTCAAGGAACTTCATTATCGCGATAGCTACAGCGTCAGCGCAGGCGGCGAATATGATGTCAGTCCTGCGCTCACGCTCCGCGGCGGAGCTATGTTCGACCGCACGCCGACCAATCCGCAATTTCTGACGACGCGCGTCCCCGATGGCGACCGCGCCTGGCTGTCGGGCGGCGCGACCTGGAACATGTCACCGGCGCTGGCGCTCAATCTCAGCTACGCCCATAATTTCATCAAGCGGGTGACGATCCTGCGCGCCGACCATTATTATTCCGATCCGGCCGCCGTCACCGTAACGACGCGCTCACGGACCAGCGGCAATGTCGATCAGATCGCTGCATCGGTGACGGCGCGGTTTTAA
- the ispG gene encoding flavodoxin-dependent (E)-4-hydroxy-3-methylbut-2-enyl-diphosphate synthase, giving the protein MSDHNPGLRPWRDIARRQSRQIMVGNVPVGGGAPVTVQTMTNTPTFDVKATIDQIRRCEEVGVDIIRVSCPDEESTAALKQIVRAARVPIVADIHFHYKRALEAADAGAACLRINPGNIGSEGRVKEVVDAAKANGCAIRIGVNAGSLEKDLLEKYGEPCPEALVESALDHIKLLQDQDFHEYKVAVKASDVFLAVAAYMQLAEAVDCPLHLGITEAGGLIGGTVKSAIGIGNLLWAGVGDTIRVSLSAEPEEEVRVGYEILKSLGIRTRGVKVISCPSCARQGFDVIRTVQALEERLQHIHTPLSLSVLGCVVNGPGEARETDIGLTGGGAGKHMVYLSGLTDHTIQDEGMIDHIVSLVEAKAAEIEAAKLEAETTDAGNAEAAE; this is encoded by the coding sequence ATGTCCGACCATAATCCCGGCCTGCGTCCCTGGCGCGATATCGCCCGGCGGCAATCCCGTCAGATCATGGTCGGCAATGTGCCTGTAGGCGGCGGCGCGCCGGTCACGGTCCAAACCATGACCAATACGCCGACCTTCGACGTCAAGGCGACGATCGACCAGATTCGCCGCTGCGAGGAAGTGGGCGTGGATATCATCCGCGTCTCCTGCCCGGACGAGGAATCGACCGCGGCGCTCAAGCAGATCGTTCGCGCCGCCCGCGTGCCGATCGTCGCCGACATTCATTTCCACTATAAGCGCGCGCTGGAGGCGGCGGATGCGGGCGCGGCCTGCCTGCGCATCAACCCCGGCAATATCGGCAGCGAGGGGCGGGTGAAGGAAGTGGTCGATGCCGCCAAGGCCAATGGCTGTGCGATCCGCATCGGCGTCAATGCGGGTAGCCTCGAAAAGGACCTGCTCGAAAAATATGGCGAGCCTTGCCCCGAGGCGCTGGTCGAAAGCGCGCTCGACCATATCAAGCTGCTGCAGGACCAGGATTTCCACGAATATAAGGTGGCGGTGAAAGCAAGCGACGTCTTCCTCGCCGTCGCGGCCTATATGCAGCTTGCCGAAGCGGTTGATTGTCCGCTCCACCTCGGCATCACGGAGGCGGGCGGCCTGATCGGCGGCACGGTGAAAAGCGCGATCGGCATCGGCAACCTGCTCTGGGCCGGGGTCGGCGATACGATCCGCGTCTCCCTTTCCGCCGAACCGGAAGAGGAAGTGCGCGTCGGCTATGAGATCCTCAAATCGCTCGGCATCCGCACGCGCGGAGTCAAGGTCATCTCCTGCCCCAGCTGCGCGCGGCAGGGCTTCGACGTCATCCGCACCGTGCAGGCGCTCGAGGAACGGCTCCAGCATATCCACACGCCGCTCTCCCTTTCCGTGCTGGGCTGTGTCGTCAATGGTCCGGGCGAAGCGCGCGAAACCGATATCGGCCTGACCGGCGGCGGCGCGGGCAAGCACATGGTCTATCTCTCCGGCCTCACCGACCACACGATCCAGGACGAAGGCATGATCGACCATATCGTCAGCCTGGTCGAAGCCAAGGCGGCAGAGATCGAGGCCGCCAAGCTGGAGGCCGAGACGACTGACGCTGGGAATGCCGAGGCGGCTGAGTAG
- a CDS encoding DMT family transporter, producing the protein MAHSRSLAIPFSVCCAAVALFAIMDATMKGLSLSIGLFNALFWRALTGSLLGIALMLLTRQRWPAPAVLRLHFLRGAVVSLMASLFFWALMRLPLAEAIALSFIAPLIALYLAALLLGERIERTAIVASLLGLLGVAVILSGRMQGGYDWDALLGAAAVLLSAVLFAWNLILQRQQAQLASPVEVAFFQHIVMFALFGLCAMTAGLVPGLAALRLDMPTFHSWLLIAMAAALAFTSLASFAWAYARAEAQYLIPVEYTAFIWAAIIGWLAFGERLTLSTLAGAGLIVAGCLIAARTRRPIEMHEGIA; encoded by the coding sequence ATGGCGCACTCCCGAAGTCTGGCGATCCCCTTCTCCGTCTGCTGCGCGGCCGTCGCGCTCTTTGCCATTATGGACGCGACGATGAAGGGCCTCAGCCTCTCCATCGGCCTGTTCAACGCCCTTTTCTGGCGCGCGCTGACGGGCAGTCTGCTGGGGATCGCGCTCATGCTGCTCACGCGGCAGCGCTGGCCTGCGCCAGCCGTGCTGCGCCTCCATTTCCTGCGTGGCGCCGTCGTTTCGCTGATGGCCAGCCTCTTCTTCTGGGCGCTCATGCGGCTGCCCCTTGCCGAAGCCATCGCCCTTTCTTTCATCGCGCCGCTGATCGCGCTCTATCTTGCCGCCCTGCTGCTGGGGGAGCGGATCGAGCGCACGGCCATTGTGGCATCGCTGCTGGGTCTGTTGGGCGTCGCCGTCATCCTCTCCGGCCGGATGCAGGGCGGCTATGATTGGGACGCGCTGCTCGGTGCGGCGGCGGTGCTGCTGTCCGCTGTCCTTTTCGCCTGGAACCTCATCCTTCAGCGGCAGCAGGCACAGCTCGCTTCCCCGGTGGAGGTCGCCTTCTTCCAGCATATCGTCATGTTCGCGCTGTTCGGACTCTGCGCCATGACCGCGGGCCTGGTGCCGGGACTGGCGGCTTTGCGCCTCGATATGCCCACCTTTCATTCCTGGCTGCTGATCGCCATGGCGGCGGCGCTGGCCTTCACATCGCTGGCGTCATTCGCCTGGGCCTATGCGCGGGCGGAAGCGCAATATCTGATCCCGGTCGAATATACCGCCTTCATTTGGGCCGCGATCATCGGCTGGCTGGCCTTTGGCGAGCGGCTGACGCTCTCAACTTTGGCCGGGGCGGGGTTGATCGTCGCCGGTTGCCTCATCGCCGCGCGCACCAGGCGGCCGATCGAAATGCATGAAGGAATCGCATAG
- a CDS encoding FtsK/SpoIIIE family DNA translocase, whose product MAVSRGAKRTPEWREMLKRSLIRSGALISAIALMLATLFLALALLSFRLSDPSMMTVADDQVQNIMGWPGAWISAFLFTLLGVPVALILPLLAITARRLWGDQDMTGWKSQFGKCLGGIALVGIALAMFQPDSLIDLPSGWGGLVGLATANGVRSLTAQAGAAQGWITGGLVVLALIGGLALWYRSLALEKPILALRRPSMPKLALPRPSFALAGAGASTDLDDEEEVEDRVVSPRRTVSNEPKPPITIQTPKPAPAQRQMAPVSQDDLFGNSSLPSPDLLNPIPASQSQKIDKAALERNARLLESVLDDFHVKGNIVEVRPGPVVTMYELEPAPGIKASRVIALADDIARNMSALSARVATIPGRTVIGIELPNANREGVSFRELITSEQFAQEATLPIILGKNISGEPIIADLAPMPHLLIAGTTGSGKSVGLNAMILSLLYRMTPDQLRLIMIDPKMLELSTYDDIPHLLSPVVTEPSKAIRALKWAVEQMEDRYRMMASISVRNLANYNEKVRAAKAKGKPLGRRVQTGYDPETGKPIYEEEQLDFQPLPQIVVVVDELADLMMTAGKEVEFLIQRLAQKARAAGIHLILATQRPSVDVITGVIKANLPTRISFFVTSKIDSRTILGEQGAEQLLGKGDMLYMHGGKGLMRVHGPFVSDDEVRVVADHWRAQGQPDYISAVTEEPEEGSFALDGVDLGDDSPDAQLFRKACQLVFENQKASTSWLQRQLRVGYNSAARLIERMEEEGLVGPPNHVGRREVLRDENGNPL is encoded by the coding sequence ATGGCTGTCAGCCGCGGAGCCAAGCGCACGCCGGAATGGCGCGAAATGCTGAAACGCAGCCTGATCCGCAGCGGCGCGCTGATCAGCGCGATCGCGCTGATGCTGGCGACCCTGTTTCTCGCTCTCGCTCTCCTGAGCTTCCGCTTGAGCGACCCATCGATGATGACGGTCGCCGACGATCAGGTTCAAAACATCATGGGCTGGCCCGGCGCCTGGATCTCCGCCTTCCTCTTCACCCTGCTGGGCGTTCCTGTCGCGCTGATCCTTCCCCTTCTGGCGATCACCGCCCGCCGTCTTTGGGGCGACCAGGACATGACCGGGTGGAAATCCCAGTTCGGCAAATGCCTCGGCGGAATTGCCCTTGTCGGCATCGCGCTCGCCATGTTCCAGCCAGACTCCCTGATCGATCTACCCTCGGGCTGGGGCGGTCTGGTCGGTCTTGCGACGGCCAATGGCGTGCGCAGCCTCACGGCCCAAGCGGGCGCTGCGCAGGGCTGGATCACCGGAGGTCTCGTCGTCCTGGCGCTGATCGGCGGGCTCGCCCTCTGGTATCGTAGCCTCGCCTTGGAAAAGCCGATCCTTGCTCTCCGCCGCCCGTCCATGCCCAAGCTCGCCCTGCCACGGCCGAGTTTCGCACTGGCAGGCGCCGGCGCCTCGACCGATCTGGATGATGAGGAAGAGGTGGAGGACCGTGTCGTCAGCCCGCGGCGGACCGTGAGCAACGAACCCAAGCCGCCGATCACCATCCAGACGCCGAAGCCTGCTCCAGCCCAGCGGCAGATGGCACCGGTGTCGCAGGACGATCTGTTCGGTAACAGTTCCCTGCCATCGCCCGACCTGCTCAATCCGATCCCGGCGAGCCAGAGCCAGAAGATCGATAAGGCTGCGCTGGAACGCAACGCCCGCCTGCTCGAAAGCGTGCTCGACGATTTCCACGTCAAAGGCAATATCGTCGAAGTCCGCCCCGGCCCGGTTGTCACCATGTACGAGCTGGAGCCCGCGCCCGGCATCAAGGCAAGCCGCGTCATCGCGCTGGCCGATGATATTGCCCGCAACATGTCGGCGCTGTCAGCCCGCGTCGCGACCATTCCAGGCCGCACTGTCATCGGCATCGAACTGCCCAATGCCAACCGCGAAGGCGTTTCCTTCCGCGAACTGATCACCTCCGAACAGTTCGCGCAGGAAGCGACGCTGCCGATCATCCTGGGCAAAAATATCTCGGGCGAGCCGATCATCGCCGATCTCGCGCCCATGCCCCACCTGTTGATTGCGGGCACCACCGGATCGGGCAAGTCGGTGGGCCTCAACGCCATGATCCTGTCGCTGCTATACCGGATGACGCCGGACCAGCTGCGCCTGATCATGATCGACCCCAAGATGCTGGAACTATCGACCTACGACGATATCCCGCATCTCCTCTCGCCGGTCGTGACCGAGCCGAGCAAGGCGATCCGTGCGCTCAAATGGGCGGTCGAGCAGATGGAGGACCGCTATCGCATGATGGCGTCGATCTCCGTCCGCAACCTTGCCAACTATAATGAGAAGGTCCGCGCCGCGAAGGCTAAGGGCAAGCCCTTGGGCCGCCGCGTCCAGACCGGCTATGATCCCGAGACCGGAAAGCCGATTTACGAGGAAGAGCAGCTCGATTTCCAGCCCCTGCCGCAGATCGTGGTGGTGGTGGACGAGCTGGCGGACCTCATGATGACGGCGGGCAAGGAAGTCGAATTCCTGATCCAGCGCCTCGCCCAAAAGGCCCGCGCAGCCGGTATCCACCTGATCCTGGCGACGCAGCGCCCGTCCGTCGATGTCATCACCGGCGTCATCAAGGCGAACCTGCCGACCCGTATCAGCTTCTTCGTAACGTCGAAGATCGATAGCCGCACCATATTGGGCGAGCAGGGCGCAGAACAGCTGCTCGGCAAGGGCGACATGCTCTATATGCACGGTGGCAAGGGCCTGATGCGCGTTCACGGTCCCTTCGTGTCGGATGACGAAGTCCGCGTAGTCGCCGATCACTGGCGCGCTCAGGGTCAGCCCGACTATATCTCCGCTGTGACCGAGGAACCGGAAGAGGGCAGCTTCGCCCTTGACGGTGTGGACCTTGGCGACGACAGCCCCGACGCCCAGCTATTCCGCAAAGCATGCCAACTGGTCTTTGAAAATCAGAAGGCGTCCACCAGTTGGCTGCAGCGCCAGCTCCGCGTCGGCTACAACAGCGCTGCACGCCTGATCGAACGAATGGAAGAGGAAGGGCTGGTCGGACCGCCCAATCATGTGGGCCGCCGCGAGGTGCTGCGTGATGAGAATGGCAATCCGCTTTGA
- a CDS encoding LolA family protein translates to MKRSVAPLLLALAAAPLANLAAPVQAQQTQAGLEQVNAYIRGVTTMTADFTQTDRNGQTLTGKLIIKQPGKVRFQYQKGVPLLIVGDGKALTMIDYEVRQVQRWPIGSSPLGALLDPKKDLSRFGKLIQTGDPKVLSVQARDPKRPEFGTITMIFQRDASGPAGLQLYGWVALDSQNNRTTVRLSNQRYGVAVADSAFRWNDPRPKGRAAGG, encoded by the coding sequence ATGAAGCGCTCGGTTGCGCCCCTCCTCCTGGCCCTCGCTGCCGCGCCACTGGCGAATCTTGCTGCCCCTGTCCAAGCGCAGCAGACACAGGCCGGTCTGGAGCAGGTGAACGCCTATATCCGTGGGGTCACGACCATGACCGCCGACTTTACTCAGACTGACCGGAACGGCCAGACACTGACCGGCAAGCTCATCATCAAGCAGCCGGGTAAGGTCCGCTTCCAATATCAGAAGGGCGTACCGCTGCTCATCGTCGGCGACGGGAAGGCGCTGACGATGATCGACTATGAAGTCCGCCAAGTGCAGCGCTGGCCGATAGGCAGTTCGCCCCTCGGCGCTCTGCTCGATCCTAAAAAGGACCTGTCGCGTTTCGGCAAGCTGATCCAGACCGGCGACCCCAAGGTGCTGAGCGTCCAGGCGCGCGATCCGAAACGCCCTGAATTCGGCACCATCACCATGATCTTCCAGCGCGATGCGTCTGGTCCGGCAGGCCTGCAGCTTTACGGATGGGTCGCACTGGATTCGCAAAATAACCGCACCACCGTCCGCCTTTCCAACCAGCGGTACGGCGTCGCGGTGGCAGATTCGGCCTTCCGCTGGAACGACCCGCGGCCCAAGGGGCGCGCTGCTGGGGGGTGA
- the xth gene encoding exodeoxyribonuclease III has product MPQTLSIASWNINSVRARIDIVERFLTEEAPDILCLQETKVVNETFPTDMFRRMGYVHQVLNGQRMHHGVAIMSKVPIHEDDRFDWQANGEARHVGIRLDNGVRIENVYVPAGGDVPDRAINPKFGQKLDFLERMIQWSSELEDKPTILTGDFNIAPMECDVWSHKQLLNVVSHTAIECELLGRLQDSNNWVDIGRKFFPAPQRLYTWWSYRARDWAESDRGRRLDHMWMTQDVADKAIGHRVVEPARSWTKPSDHIPIVTEFAF; this is encoded by the coding sequence ATGCCGCAGACACTCAGTATCGCCTCCTGGAACATCAACAGCGTCCGTGCCCGGATAGACATTGTAGAGCGGTTCCTGACCGAAGAAGCGCCTGACATTTTATGCCTGCAGGAAACAAAGGTGGTGAATGAGACATTCCCCACCGACATGTTCCGCCGGATGGGCTACGTGCATCAGGTGTTGAACGGCCAGCGCATGCACCACGGCGTGGCCATTATGAGCAAGGTGCCGATCCATGAAGACGACCGGTTCGACTGGCAGGCCAATGGCGAAGCGCGTCATGTCGGCATCCGGCTCGACAATGGGGTGCGGATCGAGAATGTCTATGTCCCTGCGGGCGGGGATGTGCCCGACCGCGCGATCAATCCCAAGTTCGGGCAGAAGCTCGACTTTCTCGAGCGCATGATCCAATGGTCCTCGGAACTGGAGGACAAGCCGACGATCCTGACCGGCGATTTCAACATCGCGCCCATGGAATGCGATGTCTGGAGCCACAAGCAGTTATTGAACGTCGTCAGCCATACCGCAATCGAATGCGAACTGCTGGGACGCTTGCAGGACTCCAATAATTGGGTGGATATTGGCCGCAAATTCTTTCCGGCGCCGCAGCGGCTCTACACTTGGTGGAGCTACCGCGCGCGGGATTGGGCGGAATCGGATCGTGGCCGGCGGCTGGACCATATGTGGATGACGCAGGATGTAGCGGATAAGGCGATCGGCCATCGCGTCGTCGAACCCGCGCGCAGTTGGACCAAGCCGTCGGATCACATCCCCATCGTCACGGAGTTCGCCTTCTGA